In Gimesia panareensis, the genomic window TTCTTTGGAGCCGCGATTTCACTGATTTCCTGCCACCGGGGCTTCCACTGTGGTGCCGGTGCGGAAGGGGTCGGGAAGGCGGCGACGGAAGCGTTTGTGTATTCCTTTATTGTAATCATGATTCTCGATTTCCTGCTGGGTGTGACGATTGTCAACTTCTACCACTTTATGCAGACCATCTACCCGGGCGTAATCAGATAGCCTGAATCGCCCGCACAGGAACTGGGGAACAACAGTATTATGAACGAACGGAAATCAGATCCGGATTATGTAGTCGAACTGCGGAATGTCTCGCGGCGTTTCGGAACGCATGACGTGCTGCGCGATATTAGCTTTGGTGTCCGACGTGGTGAGACCCTGGTCGTGATCGGCGAGAGTGGCTGCGGTAAAAGCGTGACCATGAAAATGATTATGAGCCTGCTGGAGCCTTCTAGCGGTGACGTGCGCTGGCATGGACGGTCGATCACAGATCGCAGCACGCGGGAACTGCACCGGGACCGACTGCGGATCGGGTATCTGTTTCAGGGGGCGGCCCTGTTTGACAGTCTGTCGGTGTATGAAAATGTCGCCTTCGGATTGAATCAGAATACGAAACTGAAGAAAGCGGAAATTGATCAGATCGTCGTCGAGCGGCTGAGAGAAGTCGGCCTGTCGGAGACCATCTGTCAGAAGAAGCCGGCCCAGCTGTCCGGCGGAATGAAAAAGCGGGTGGGGCTGGCCCGGGCGCTGGCCATGACCCCGGAAGTGATGCTCTACGATGAACCCACGACAGGGCTGGACCCTGTGATGACTGATGTGATTAACGAGCTGATCCTGCAGACGCGAGCCCGTCGACCGGTGACCAGTATCGTGGTCACACACGATATGAGTACGGTCAGAAAGGTGGCTGACCGGATCATCATGCTGTATCCACTGGCACGCCTGCGACCCGATGAGGAACAGATTGTGTTCGAAGGGACTGCAGAGGAAGCGTTTCAGTCGTCCAATCCCCGCGTGCATCAGTTTGTGTACGGCGAAGCCGGGGACCGACTGCGGGAGATGGCGGAAGCGGGTTAAGATCAGCAGTAGAGCGCTGAACAGGTTTAAACGAGTCACGAGTCTGATCTCAGGGACGAGATCGAATTGAGGTTAAAATGACGGATCGCCAGATACAATTTCGAGTAGGACTGTTTGTGATTTCTGCGCTGCTGACCGGAGCGGGGATGATCTTTCAGTTCGGTCAGCTGGAAACCCTGTGGAAGAAGAAGTACACGATTGCGATGCGTTTCGAGTCGATCTCCGGCGTGCATCGTGGAACGCCAGTGGTGCGGCACGGAATCCGGATCGGCGAAGTCGATAAGATTATCACCAGCGACAGTAAACCGGGCGTAGTGCTGCTGGTGAAGATTAATGACACACAGCATCTGCGCAGAGATGCGAGTCCCCAGATTGTGACCACGATTATGGGGGATTCTAAGATTGTGATCACCCCCGGCGTCGATAAGAAATTTCTGGAACCAGGCGAACGACTGATCGGCCAGGCGTCGACTGACCCGATGGAAGTGGTCTACCGGATGGAACAGCAGGTGACCAAAACACTGTCCGCCTTTACGGAGACCAGCCAGGAGTGGGGCAAGCTGGCGGGGAATATGAACCGTCTGCTGGAGACCAAAGAGGGGAACATCGATGTCGTTGTCGAACGGGCGGCGACTTCACTGGAAGAGTTCTCACAGGCGATGCGCAAGATGAACATGATGATGACGAATGTGAATCAGCTGGTTGCCGATCCCAAGCAGCAGGAACACCTGAAGCGTTCACTGGCCGCGATGCCGGCCATGATCGAGAGTACCCAGCGCACGATTGCATCCGTCGAGATGGCGGTGCAGAAAGCGGGGCAGAACCTGGACAATTTGTCGCGGGTGACCGATCCGCTGGCGAAACACAGCCAGTCTATGGTGGTCAAGCTGGACCGGAGTCTCTCCCGGCTGGATGCACTGATGGCAGAATTGAACTCGTTCTCGCGGGCTTTGAACGAGGGAGACGGCTCGCTCAAGAAATTCATTTCGGATCCGGACCTGTATCGCAACATGAACCGTTCCGCGACTTCGTTGACGGTGCTGTTGAACAACCTGGAACCGATCGCGCGGGACATCCGCATCTTCAGCGACCGGATTGCCCGTCATCCGGAAATTCTGGGGGTCAGCGGGGCGATGAAGGGGAGTTCAGGCATCAAGGATGCGCCCGAAGAGCCTTCTCGGGTGCGGCAGTCGGGCTTTTCATTCCCCTCTACCAAGCAGCCGTAAGCTGAGAATCGACCGAGCTTCTGGTGGCGTTGCACAAACGTGCGGACCATTTCAGGTCTGATCAGCCACCAGTTGACATTCTGGAACGGAGTGGACTGAGTTGGAGAGGTTCAAGTTCGTTCGGATGTCTGCTCTGACCGTTTCCTGTTGTCTTTGACAACCCCGAATTGCATTCGGGGGCACCCTGACTCCAGAAAAACTACTCAGGATCGGGTGGGTCCGGATGTAATCCGGACCGAGCGCAGCGAGCAGGAGGTCACAGCTCACGCGCACACTCTGAAACCAGGTTTCCAATCAACCACACAAACATGGTGAGGAACATGGACACTCCATTCTTCGCCGATACTGCTACCTCCTGTTGCCTGCGGCAATACCGGATTACATCCGGTATCACCCTCGACTCTCGAATTGCATTCGGGGACCCAGTCTGAGAAGTCACCGGATCCCGAGGAGCTGGTGCGTCATTTCGGACCTCTGCATGGTCCGGGTCTGTTCAAATCGGCAGTGGTATGGCGATTAAGAAGTTCCGATTTAGATATCTTAATGGATCGTTCATCATATCTTAATAATTGGCGTTAAGATTTGATGAATTCATCCGGCAGTCGATGTGGATCGACTCATTTCAGCCGGATTTTCTCAATGATCCTGAGTATCCATTTCGAGGCAACCTTGTCCAACTCCTTCTCACGACGCAACTTCTTAAGAGCAGCCATTACCGCTCCTGCAGCGGGGACTGTCTTCTCCCGTTTTATTTCTACTACGGAAGCCAGGGGGATCGTCAAAGACCAGTCCGATCTCAAGCCCGTGGCGGATGAGACCACCGGCCTGCCTCTGCTGCGACTACAGGATGGTTTTCGTTATCGCTCGTTTGGCTGGGTAGGGGACATGATGTCAGACGGCGTGGTCACTCCCGAAGGTCACGACGGAATGGGTGTGATTGCACAGACAGGTGATATCGTAACCCTCTGTCGGAATCATGAAATTAAAGGTTCCCGATCCTTTGGTCCGGCGGAACTGACCTTCGACCCCAAAGCGGGCGGTGGTTGTGCCAACCTGCAGTTCAATGTGAAGACAGGCGAGTGGCTGAAGAGCTGGACGAGCCTGGCGGGAACCGTGCAAAACTGTGCCGGCGGTCCGACTCCGTGGGGGAGCTGGCTGTCCTGTGAAGAAACCGTGATCGGTCCTCGCGAAAGCTTCCGCGATGTGCAGTATGAACACGAGAAACATCACGGCTGGGTTTTTGAAGTTCCCGCCGAAGGAAAAGCGACACTGGAACCGCTGCAGGCACTGGGACGGTTTGTGCACGAAGCGCTGGCCATCGATCCGCGGGATGGGATCATTTACGAAACCGAGGATCGGGATACCGCGGGCTTCTATCGCTTTTTGCCGAATGAGCGGGAAGTGTTGTCCAAAGGCGGTGCTCTGCAGATGCTGAAAATCAAAGGCCAGGCAGACCTCCGCACAGGTGCCCAGCGGGGCGTACGTTACCAGGCGGAGTGGGTCGATATCGAAGATCCGGTCCGCCGCAATACGCCAGGTGCCAATGACGGGCTGGGTGTGTACTCACAGGGGAAAGCCAAAGGTGCAACGACCTTCGGCCGCCTGGAAGGCTGCTGGTATGGCGATGGACTCGTGTATTTCAACTGCACAGACGGAGGCGAAGCGAAGCTGGGACAGATCTGGGCCTTCTCGCCGGAAGATCAGACCTTGAGCCTGGTGTTCCAGTCGCCGTCTCACGACATTCTGGACAGCCCGGATAACCTGACGGTCAGCCCCCGCGGTGGTCTGGTGTTGTGTGAAGATGCCGACCTGAAACCCCTGCGGTTGCATACGCTGAGCCGGAAAGGTCTGCTGCAGACGCTGGCCATCAATAATATTCACCTGCATAAGGGAGAGCATCCCCGTCTGACGGGCGATTTTACCGGCGGTGAGTGGGCGGGTGCTACTTTCAGTCCCGATGGAGAATGGCTGTTTGTCAATATCCAGGATCCGGGGATTACCTTTGCGATTACTGGTCCCTGGAATGAACTGGGAGTCTGACGCCGGCAGGTATCCAGACTGACGCAAGTTAGTATTTCCCCTTGCATCTCCAGCCGGTGCAAGGGGATTTTTTATGCTTACTGGCTGCATTTTGGTATTTGCATCACGGGTGGCTTTGCTCCTCATACTGAGAGCAGTACACTGAAGCAGAGGCAAAATTGGACAGAAAGATAAGTTAGTTTTGCCTGAAGTTCGAATTCGAATTTAGATCCGGAACCAGAGTTTCCGATGCGAGCGATGTCACTCAAAAATTACATTAAGAACGATCTCGAGGTCCGGTTACGCAGTGGTCAGGAACTGCCGGCACCGCTGACGCTGGAGGCGCTGTCGGAACATTACCAGGTCAGCTTTTCTCCCGTACGACTGGCGCTGGCGGAACTGGTAGAGGAAGGGCTGCTGCAGAAAGGATCCAACCGTCGCCTGGAGATCAATCAGGGACAGATCAAGCCTTTGAAGAAGGGACAATCTTCTGAGTTGCCGGAACCTCCTGCTGACATGTTTGAAGTGATCACGAATGATTTCGTGAAGTTGAGCCTGAAGGGGGAGCCGGTCGATATTCGAGAGGAAGCGACCGCGCAGCAGTACAAAATCAGCCGTTCTTCGCTGCGGATCATCCTGAATCGTCTGGCAGGGGCCGGGATTCTGGATCATATTCCCCGACGGGGCTGGCGACTGAGACCATTCCGCCAGGAGGACATGCAGGCCTTTCTGGAAGTGCGCGAGCTGCTGGAGCTCAAGGCGCTGGAGCTGGCGAAACCGCATCTGGTCAAAGAGGATCTGCAGCAGATTCTGGATGGGAATGTGATTCCGAAATCAAAGGATACTGAGGTGTTGATCGATAATTCGCTGCACGCCTACATCATTGAGAAAGCAGGAAACTGTTACATCCAGGACTTCTTTCAGCGACAGGGGAAGTACTACGATATTCTGTTCGACTGGGAAGATCAGGACCGGGAAACGGCGATTGAAACAGTGCGGCAGCACCAGGCGATTCTGGAAGCCCTGATCGCGGAGGACTGGAAGACTGCACGCAAGGCTCTTTCCTATCACATCAAAGATAACCATCCGATTCTGAGTAAGATTGTGAAGCAGTCTTAATTCTGATTTCTTTTTGACCGTTCCGGGCCAAAGCCTGTTGAATTGTCTGAGAGACTGATTATCCTTACAGTGCCTTTCCGCGGCGAAACACGGTACGGATCCTATCAGGTCAGAATCAGATGAGTGAGTCTTCTACTGAATCCATTCGCCAGCAGGTCGATGAAATCTATCAGCGCGAATCGCGGCGCGTTTTTGCGACGTTGGTTCGCCTGCTGGGAGATTTCGATCTGGCGGAAGAGGCGCTGCATGAAGCGTTTGCTGCCGCCGTCGCCCAGTGGCAGGAGACGGGGATTCCTGATCAGCCCCGTGCCTGGCTGGTCTCGACCGGACGTTTCAAGGCGATCGACAGCATCCGCCGCCATGCCCGGTTTAATGAGGCACAGCAGGAAGTCGCAGAGCGGCTGGAACGTGTGGCTGAGCAGAACGCGGACCGCTCCGATCAGGATGTGGAAGACGACCGGCTGCGTTTGATCTTCACCTGTTGTCACCCGGCGATCGCTCCCCAGGTGCAGGTTCCGTTGACGTTGCGAGAAGTGTGCGGGCTGACTACCGAAGAGATTGCCAGTGCGTTTCTGACGTCGCCTTCCACGATGGCGCAGCGGATTGTACGCGGTAAGGCGAAGATCCGGGACGCGGGCATTCCGTATGTGATCCCGAATCGGGAGGAACTTCCCGAGCGCCTGGATGCTGTACTGACGGTGGTTTATCTGGTCTTCAATGAAGGCTATTCTGCTTCCTCCGGAGATTCGCTGACCAGGCGGGATCTGTCCGAAGAGGCGATCCGGCTGGGGCGACTGCTTGTAGAACTGCTGGACGATGCAGAGGTGACTGGCCTGTTGGCTTTGATGTTGTTACACGAATCACGACGGGAAGCGCGCACAACAGTAGACGGAGATCTGATCCTGCTGGAAGATCAGGACCGCAATCTGTGGGACCAGGAGAAAATTCGCGAGGGGACCGCGCTGGTACAGCAGGCGATTACTTCGGGAGAGGTGGGGAGCTACACCCTGCAGGCAGCGATCTCCGCGGTACACGCCGGGGCGCAGAGTGCTGCGGAGACCGACTGGGCGCGGATCGTGGACTGGTATGATCTGTTGCTGCAGGCCAATCCATCGCCGATTGTGGAATTGAATCGAGCGGTCGCGGTCGCGATGCACCAGGGACCAGATGCGGGAGTGGAACTCATCGATGCGATTCTGTCGCGCGGGGAGCTGAGTGAATACCATCTGGTCTACGCGGCACGGGCGGATCTGTGTCGTCGCTCAGGTCGAACGGCAGAGGCGCGGGCTGCCTATGAGCAGGCCCTGTCGCTGGTGAATCAAGCCTCGGAACGGCGTTATCTGGAAAAACGCCTGCGGGAACTGGATGAACAACGCACTTCCCACGAATAATCTCAGATCGAATTCTATGGAAGTATATCAATTCTAAAGTGTTTCCTGTCAGTAGCTTATTGCAATGCATGCTGGCTGTGAAAATTGAGCTGTGGCTGTTTTTCGAAAAAAAAACGGGGCTGTTGTCGATTGGGGAGGCTGTTACTCGACTAACTGGTAAACGGGGGCCGGGCAGCGAGTCATCGGCCCGGTCTGTTACCTGAAAGTTTTAGATTCACAGGAGAAAATGGATGAACAGTTCGAGCCTCAAACCGATTCCCGAAGGCATGCACAGCATTACCCCGCACCTGGTCTGCACAAATGCAGCGGAGGCGATTGAGTTCTACAAAAACGCGTTCGGAGCGGAGGAACTGATGCGGCTGCCCGGGCCGGATGGCAAGCTGGTGCATGCGTGCCTGCAGATCGGAGACTCCCGGATCATGCTGGCGGATACGCGTGACGAGTGCGGTGCGAAAAGTCCCAAAGAACTGCAGGGGTCACCCGTACTGATTCATCTGCAGGTGGAAGATGTGGATTCGGTGTTCAATCAGGCGATCGAAGCCGGGGCGACGCAGACAATGCCGGTAATGGAGATGTTCTGGGGCGACCGTTACGGTCAGCTGGAAGATCCGTTCGGGCATCGCTGGTCGGTGGCAACGCATGTGCGTGATCTGAGTTTTGAGGAGATTCAGACAGGCATGCGGGAGATGTTCGAACAGAATTCGAATTCGTAAAACGTGGTCCGTTTCCCATCCAGGTGAGCATCTTTTATAGAATTGAAGCACGATGACAGATACTCCGAAAATATCTCCGTTTCTCTGGTTTGATAACAATGCGGAAGAGGCGATCGATTATTACACCTCGATCTTCAAAAACTCGCGACGTTTCGATGTGACACGTTATGGCGAGGGAGGTCCCGGTCCTGCCGGCTCCGTGATGGTGGCTGCGTTTGAACTGGAAGGCCAGCGGTTTACCGCTTTGAATGGCGGACCGTTGTTCAAGTTTAACGAGGCGATTTCATTCGTGGTGAATTGTGACTCACAGGAGGAGATTGACGAGTACTGGGAGAAGCTGTCAGCGGGGGGCGAGCCGGGCCAGTGCGGCTGGCTCAAAGACCGGTTTGGTCTCTCCTGGCAGATCGTGCCCACAATTCTGCCTGAGCTGATGCAGTCGGGAGATCAGGAGAAATCAGGCCGGGTAATGGCGGCGCTGATGCAGATGACGAAGCTGGAGATTGCGTCCCTGCAGAGTGCCTTTGACGGAGCCTGAGTCAAACACGAATGAATTAACAGATCATCCAATCAATCAAATGAGGTGCTACGATGAGATTTGTCTGTCTGGGATATTACGACGAGGCCTGGCTGGAAGGGAAATCAGAGGAAGAGATATCCGACGCGATGGAAGCCTGTTTTGCCTACGATGATGAACTCCGCCGGGGGGGGCATTTCCTGGGAGGGCAGGCGTTACAGCATGCCAGCCAGGCAGTCACACTCCGCACGCTGAACGGGCAGGTGGATGTGACCGACGGTCCCTTTGCGGAGACCAAGGAACAGATCGGCGGGCTGTTGTTTCTGGAAGCGCGGGATCTGAATCATGCGATCGCGCTGATTTCCAAGCATCCGGGTATTGGCATGGGCCCGTTTGAGATCCGTCCGGTCAATGAAGAGATCAGTGCGCTGATCAAAGAACGGGACGCGGCGATTCAGTAATCCATCGGCAATCCCCGGAAACGGCGTGGTTGCTGAGTCAGCATGGGAGAACAACAGATGTTTGAAAAACCACAGGAAGCACACCACTGGCTGAAGCCGCTGGAGGGAGTCTGGTTGTCGGAAATGGAATGTCAGATGGGACCGGATCAGCCTGCCATGAAAACCACCGGAGAGGTGACGTGCCGGTCCCTGGGCGGGATGTGGTATCTGATTGAGGGGGGAGGCGAGGACGCCGATACCGGGGCCTGGTCGACTCTAATGACATTGGGATATGATGTGGCGCAGGGGTTGTATGTGGGTAGCTTTGCCGGTTCGATGATGTCCTGCCTCTGGAGTTACCAGGGCGGTCTGGATGAATCGGGCCGCAAGCTGACGCTGGATACCATGGGCCCGAAGTGCGGCAGTGAAGGGATGGCCTCTTACAAGGATGCCATCGAAATCATCGATGATTCGCAGTGGGTGCTGACCAGTGAGATCCTGACCGAATCCGGGGACTGGGTGCAGATCATGCGATCTGAGTATCGACGAAAGAACTGAGAGGAGAGCGAGTCCATCATGGAATATCTGTTACTGGTGTATGCCACACCCGATGCCTGGGAACCGGAAGAACGGAAGGTAGCGCTGGGAGAATCAGTCGCTTTATGCCACGACCTGCACAGCCAGGACCAGTATTGTTCCGCAGCGCCGCTGGAACCGGTTGAAACAGCAATCAGCGTGCGGGTGCGAGAAGGGGAAGCTTTAGTGACCGACGGGCCATTCGCAGAAACGACCGAGCATCTGGGCGGCTACTTCCTGGTTGATGTGGACTGTATCGAAGCGGCGGTGGAGATCGCCAAGCGGATCCCGGGTGCCCGGAAAGGAACGGTGGAGGTGCGGCCGGTTGTCGAGGTTCCCAATCTCCCCGGGGGAATATCATCCTGAATCTTGTTTAAACGTTTGATTTCAATTTTATTTCAGAGCGAACAGGGAAATCCAATGAAATACATGTTACTGATCTATGGTACGGAGAGTAACTGGACCGAGGCAGAGCGGTCGGCCTGCATGGAAGAGTCGATGGGAATCTGCCATGACCTGAATGACCAGGGGAAGTATCTGGCCTCGTCGCCCCTGCATCCGGTATCGACGGCGACCTGTGTGCGGGTGCGTGATGACCGGAAGATGGTCACGGACGGTCCGTTCGCGGAAACGGTAGAGCAGTTGGGTGGTTATTATATCATCGATGTCGAAAACCTGGATGAAGCGATCGCGATCGCCAGCCGTCTGCCCCCGGCGAAAAAGGGGACGGTCGAAATTCGTCCCATTTTTGAACTCCCGGAAATTGAAGTCAAACGGTAAGCAGACTCGGAACAGAGTAAACTCAATCGAGATTGAAAAAGAGGAGTGGAACAATGAGAGTGATGGTGATGGTCAAAGCGTCGCAGAGTTCTGAGGCAGGTGAGATGCCCAGCCAGGAGCTGCTGACAGCGATGGGGAACTTCAACGAGGAACTGGTCAAAGCCGGGATCATGCTGTCGGGGGACGGACTGCGTCCCAGTTCGGCGGGGGTGCGGATTCGTTTTTCGGGTGAGGATCGCACGGTTATCGACGGTCCGTTTGCCGAGACGAAAGAACTGGTGGCGGGCTACTGGGTCTGGAAAGTGGATTCGATGGAAGAAGCCATCGCGTGGGCCAAACGCTGTCCCAATCCGATGCCGGAAGAATCCGACCTGGAAATTCGACCTTTCTTTGAAATGGACGATTTTGGTGATGCGATGACGCCGGAACTCAAGGAGCAGGAACAGCGCATCGCAGAAGCCGCGGAAAAACTAGATCAGCAGGAGTGAGAGCGACGCCTGTTTTGGAATTGTCTCGAATGGACGAGGTTGCGGAAATGAAAGGAAACAGCATGAATGAAGCAGTGACAACCCCGGTTGAGAAGACGCCGCGGGTGCTGGTCTGGATCGGTCGTCTGATGGCACTGCCGGTGGCGTTCCTCTTTGGTATGAGTGCGGTTATGAAATTCAAGGGGGGACCGGAGTTTTCAGAAGGGATGGCGAAGCTGGGCCTGCCGGAATCGATGATCGTGCCGCTGGCGATTCTGGAGCTGGTCTGCCTGGTGCTGTACCTGGTTCCCTGGACCGCAGTGCTGGGGGCGATTCTGTTGACCGGATATCTGGGAGGGGCGATCTGCACGCACTGGAGGGTGGAAGACTCGTTTGTGATTCAGGTGGGCCTGGGCATTTTTCTCTGGTTGGGTCTTTACCTGCGAGATCGGCGGCTCTGGCAGCTGATTCCGTTTCGGAGCCTGACTGAATAGTTTTTTCCCAGAGGATTTAAGACGGCTTACATTCAATCCTCGCTCAGGGTAGAGAGATCCTTGAACGGTTTTTTGAACGGCCTGTCGGCGGTGTAGCGGTGCGAAGTCATCCAGGAGAATTCGCGTTTGTTGATGTTCGCGGGATCGGGGTCGGGGAGGACTTCGCCATCCGCTTCCACATACGCGGTACGGACGACGCGGACCGGTTGGGATGCGGGGGGCGAGAGCTGATAGTCGGTGCCGCGGGTCAAGAGCAGCCAGCTGTTTTCCCGGAAACCGGAGAGGGTGCGCTGGCGAACTGCTTTGTTGAGCGTCGCTTTCTGTTCCGCGGTTAAGTCTTCGTCTGACTGAATGCGTTTCGCGAGTTTCTGCGTTTCTGAGAGATCGAAGCTGATCCAGCCGTAGGGGGGAAGATAGGCTTCCATCTTGCAGTGCGAGGGAGAATTTTTGGGGTAGAGCGCCAGGCCGTATGTGACGCGGGTGGGGTAACCCAGTGCGCGTCCCATGGTGGCACACAGTCCGTGATAGTCGCTGCAGTGACCACGTCGCTGGGCGAAGGCATGATTCGCATCGGCACGCAGTGAGGCGTTTACGTGATCGTAGGTCAGGTTCTGATCGATCCAGTTCATCGCGCCGATCAGCCCGGGGCCTTTGTTTTGAAAGCCGGTGCTGATGTTCTGAATCACCTGCCGAAACTGCTGTGGCTGTTCGACGGACTGCGGCTTCAGGTAGGGGGCGAATGACTTTGGCCAGTGATCGACTTTGGCGACTTTGGCGGGATCCATGTGCCAGCGCAGATTCCAGACTTTCGCTTTGAAGCGATGTGTAATGATCTGGGCACCGTGGGGATTGTGAAATTCAAAATACGCGAAGCGGTTGCCGTAGACGGGTTCGTTACTGATCCGGGGAGTGACTTCCTGGGGGAAGGTCGAAAATTCGCTGGCTTTAATTTCCTGGGCGGCGTCGGTCTGCGGGACCGGGATCCAGACCTTGAGGACTTTGCAGTGGTAAGGGGGCGTGACCACCACCGAAAATTGGACCTCGTGGTTGATCGGATCACTCTTTTCGGCCTGGTAAGGCAGATCCGGTTTGAGGGGTGTCTGCTGCTCGTCTTCGGCATGTAACGGAAACGATTGGAAGAACAGAAGCATAAAGAGGGCAGCGAGCATCGCGATGAGGGTGCAGACGGTCTGGAGACGATAATGCTTCTGATTCATCCTGCAGGGCTCCCAGTAGGGTTAAGCTTGATATTACATTCTTACGATTGGCAGAATATTAGATTGTACTGGGCTGCGTGGTGTCTGGCAATGCTGTTTCTGATTCAGGGACGCGCAGCAATGGGGAGAAGTTTCCAATCGTGAAAAGATTCGTGACATTTTCCGTTGGATGACTTAAGGTGGATGCAGTGACATTTTGACTGACAGCCTTTATCACAAGGATGAAAATACCATGTCGATTAAACGAAGCGGATCAGCCGTCTGGCAGGGGGGACTGAAAGACGGTAAGGGGACGGTATCCACAGCCAGTGGGGCGTTGAGCGACCTGCCCTACAGTTTCACGACCCGGTTTGAAGGCGAGCAGGGGACGAACCCCGAGGAACTGCTGGGGGCAGCGCATGCCGGCTGTTTCTCGATGGCACTCTCCAAGATTCTGGGAGACGCCGGGCACACCGCCGAGCGTCTGGAGACGACAGCGGAAGTGTCGCTCAACCAGGTGGAGGGGGGATTTGCGATTGAAGCCGTTCACTTGACGCTGAATGCGAAAGTCCCGGGAGCCGATGCTGCGACCGTGGAAGAGCTGGCGGGCAAGGCGAAGGCGG contains:
- a CDS encoding GntR family transcriptional regulator, translating into MRAMSLKNYIKNDLEVRLRSGQELPAPLTLEALSEHYQVSFSPVRLALAELVEEGLLQKGSNRRLEINQGQIKPLKKGQSSELPEPPADMFEVITNDFVKLSLKGEPVDIREEATAQQYKISRSSLRIILNRLAGAGILDHIPRRGWRLRPFRQEDMQAFLEVRELLELKALELAKPHLVKEDLQQILDGNVIPKSKDTEVLIDNSLHAYIIEKAGNCYIQDFFQRQGKYYDILFDWEDQDRETAIETVRQHQAILEALIAEDWKTARKALSYHIKDNHPILSKIVKQS
- a CDS encoding VOC family protein, which codes for MTDTPKISPFLWFDNNAEEAIDYYTSIFKNSRRFDVTRYGEGGPGPAGSVMVAAFELEGQRFTALNGGPLFKFNEAISFVVNCDSQEEIDEYWEKLSAGGEPGQCGWLKDRFGLSWQIVPTILPELMQSGDQEKSGRVMAALMQMTKLEIASLQSAFDGA
- a CDS encoding alkaline phosphatase PhoX, with translation MILSIHFEATLSNSFSRRNFLRAAITAPAAGTVFSRFISTTEARGIVKDQSDLKPVADETTGLPLLRLQDGFRYRSFGWVGDMMSDGVVTPEGHDGMGVIAQTGDIVTLCRNHEIKGSRSFGPAELTFDPKAGGGCANLQFNVKTGEWLKSWTSLAGTVQNCAGGPTPWGSWLSCEETVIGPRESFRDVQYEHEKHHGWVFEVPAEGKATLEPLQALGRFVHEALAIDPRDGIIYETEDRDTAGFYRFLPNEREVLSKGGALQMLKIKGQADLRTGAQRGVRYQAEWVDIEDPVRRNTPGANDGLGVYSQGKAKGATTFGRLEGCWYGDGLVYFNCTDGGEAKLGQIWAFSPEDQTLSLVFQSPSHDILDSPDNLTVSPRGGLVLCEDADLKPLRLHTLSRKGLLQTLAINNIHLHKGEHPRLTGDFTGGEWAGATFSPDGEWLFVNIQDPGITFAITGPWNELGV
- a CDS encoding YciI family protein translates to MKYMLLIYGTESNWTEAERSACMEESMGICHDLNDQGKYLASSPLHPVSTATCVRVRDDRKMVTDGPFAETVEQLGGYYIIDVENLDEAIAIASRLPPAKKGTVEIRPIFELPEIEVKR
- a CDS encoding MlaD family protein — protein: MTDRQIQFRVGLFVISALLTGAGMIFQFGQLETLWKKKYTIAMRFESISGVHRGTPVVRHGIRIGEVDKIITSDSKPGVVLLVKINDTQHLRRDASPQIVTTIMGDSKIVITPGVDKKFLEPGERLIGQASTDPMEVVYRMEQQVTKTLSAFTETSQEWGKLAGNMNRLLETKEGNIDVVVERAATSLEEFSQAMRKMNMMMTNVNQLVADPKQQEHLKRSLAAMPAMIESTQRTIASVEMAVQKAGQNLDNLSRVTDPLAKHSQSMVVKLDRSLSRLDALMAELNSFSRALNEGDGSLKKFISDPDLYRNMNRSATSLTVLLNNLEPIARDIRIFSDRIARHPEILGVSGAMKGSSGIKDAPEEPSRVRQSGFSFPSTKQP
- a CDS encoding ABC transporter ATP-binding protein, with the protein product MNERKSDPDYVVELRNVSRRFGTHDVLRDISFGVRRGETLVVIGESGCGKSVTMKMIMSLLEPSSGDVRWHGRSITDRSTRELHRDRLRIGYLFQGAALFDSLSVYENVAFGLNQNTKLKKAEIDQIVVERLREVGLSETICQKKPAQLSGGMKKRVGLARALAMTPEVMLYDEPTTGLDPVMTDVINELILQTRARRPVTSIVVTHDMSTVRKVADRIIMLYPLARLRPDEEQIVFEGTAEEAFQSSNPRVHQFVYGEAGDRLREMAEAG
- a CDS encoding YciI family protein, whose amino-acid sequence is MEYLLLVYATPDAWEPEERKVALGESVALCHDLHSQDQYCSAAPLEPVETAISVRVREGEALVTDGPFAETTEHLGGYFLVDVDCIEAAVEIAKRIPGARKGTVEVRPVVEVPNLPGGISS
- a CDS encoding YciI family protein; translation: MRVMVMVKASQSSEAGEMPSQELLTAMGNFNEELVKAGIMLSGDGLRPSSAGVRIRFSGEDRTVIDGPFAETKELVAGYWVWKVDSMEEAIAWAKRCPNPMPEESDLEIRPFFEMDDFGDAMTPELKEQEQRIAEAAEKLDQQE
- a CDS encoding RNA polymerase sigma factor; amino-acid sequence: MSESSTESIRQQVDEIYQRESRRVFATLVRLLGDFDLAEEALHEAFAAAVAQWQETGIPDQPRAWLVSTGRFKAIDSIRRHARFNEAQQEVAERLERVAEQNADRSDQDVEDDRLRLIFTCCHPAIAPQVQVPLTLREVCGLTTEEIASAFLTSPSTMAQRIVRGKAKIRDAGIPYVIPNREELPERLDAVLTVVYLVFNEGYSASSGDSLTRRDLSEEAIRLGRLLVELLDDAEVTGLLALMLLHESRREARTTVDGDLILLEDQDRNLWDQEKIREGTALVQQAITSGEVGSYTLQAAISAVHAGAQSAAETDWARIVDWYDLLLQANPSPIVELNRAVAVAMHQGPDAGVELIDAILSRGELSEYHLVYAARADLCRRSGRTAEARAAYEQALSLVNQASERRYLEKRLRELDEQRTSHE
- a CDS encoding YciI family protein, translated to MRFVCLGYYDEAWLEGKSEEEISDAMEACFAYDDELRRGGHFLGGQALQHASQAVTLRTLNGQVDVTDGPFAETKEQIGGLLFLEARDLNHAIALISKHPGIGMGPFEIRPVNEEISALIKERDAAIQ
- a CDS encoding DUF1579 domain-containing protein yields the protein MFEKPQEAHHWLKPLEGVWLSEMECQMGPDQPAMKTTGEVTCRSLGGMWYLIEGGGEDADTGAWSTLMTLGYDVAQGLYVGSFAGSMMSCLWSYQGGLDESGRKLTLDTMGPKCGSEGMASYKDAIEIIDDSQWVLTSEILTESGDWVQIMRSEYRRKN
- a CDS encoding VOC family protein is translated as MNSSSLKPIPEGMHSITPHLVCTNAAEAIEFYKNAFGAEELMRLPGPDGKLVHACLQIGDSRIMLADTRDECGAKSPKELQGSPVLIHLQVEDVDSVFNQAIEAGATQTMPVMEMFWGDRYGQLEDPFGHRWSVATHVRDLSFEEIQTGMREMFEQNSNS